Genomic segment of Myxococcus stipitatus:
ATGCTGGCGCGCTCCCGGCTGGCGCGGGTGGCGCCCGTGCGGCTGGCGCAGGCGGTGCCTCCTCCCGAGCCAGGCGCCGAAGTCCCTCCCGACGAGGTGTGGCCGCTGCCCCCCGGTGTCCTGCGCGATGACCCGAGGTTCGCCGCGGGGGTGGAGCTCTTGCGGCTGGGGCACCCCGGCGCGGCCAGGGAGCTGCTCGCGGTGGACTCGCGAGGCTTGCCGGAGGCGCCCGCGCGGCTGCTCTACCAGACGATGCTGCGCGCGGGGCGCAAGCAGGCCGCGAGGCAGGTGGCCCGGGTGTCCCTGCGCCAGGACGTGCAGGGCCCGCTCAACGCCGCGTCGCGGCCTGTGTGGGAGGCGACGTGGCCGCTGACGTACCGGAAGCTCATCCAGCGCTACGCGCGGGTGTCGCGCGTGGACCCGGACCTGATGCAGGGGCTCATCCGCGAGGAGAGCCGGTTCCGTCCGCAGGCGCGCTCGGCCACGGGGGCGCTGGGGCTCGCGCAGCTCATGCCCGACACGGCGAGGACGGTGGCCCGCCAGCTGAAGCTGCCCGAGGTGGGGGAGGCGGGGCTGCTCCAGCCCGCGCAGAACGTCCGGCTGGGCGCGGCCTACCTGGGGCAGCTCCTCCAGCGCTTCGACGGCAACGTGGCCTACGCGGTGGCCGCGTACAACGCGGGGCCCGCCGCCGTGGACCGCTGGCGTCAGGCCCTGCCGGAGGCGGAGCTCGACGAGTGGGTGGAGCACATCACCTTCGACGAGACACGCGAGTACGTGAAGCACGTGCTCGGCAGCTACGGGGCCTACAAGCTGCTCTACACCGGTGAGCCGCTGCTGCTGCACGCGATGCGCTCGGGTGACGTCAGCCGGCGGTAGCGGCGGAGCTTGCGAGACTCCACTTCCCGCTCCCGTCATGGAGTGGCGAATGCAATCCAAGGTCTCCGGGCTTCCGCTGAGGAAGTCCGGCGGCCCCGTGGAGGTCGGCGCGCGCCGGGGCCTCGCCGCTCGAAGGCGCTCCAGCGGGTGCGCCGCCGGAAGTGCCTTCGAGGGGGAGACGTGGGGCCTAGAAGTTCAGGCCGCCGTCGACGTCGATGGTGCGGCCGTTGAAGTAGTCACACTCGAGGATGAACTTCACGGCCAGCCAGATGTCCTCGGGCAGGCCGATGCGGCCCACGGGGATGGCGGAGACCAGCGTGTCGCGGGCCTTCTGGTTCATGCCCTGCGTCATGGGCGTCTCAATCATGCCCGGGGCCACCGCGCCCACGCGGATGCCGAAGGGGCCGAACTCGCGCGACCACGTCACGGTGTTCGCCGCGAGCGCCGCCTTGGCGGAGACATAGTTGGACTGGCCCCGGTTGCCGTGCCGCGCGATGGACGACATGTTGACGACGACGCCCGGCTTCTGGTCCGTCTCCACCATCTTCGCCACCACCTCGCGCACCATCAGCGTGGCGCCCGTCAGGTTGACGCCGATGACGGTGTTCCAGTCCTGGGTGGACAGCTTCTTCACCTGGCCCGTCGCCTTGTCCTTCTTCACCAGCAGCGCGTCGCGCAGGATGCCCGCGTTGTTGATGAGGCCGTTGAGGCCGCCCATCGCCCCGTGCGCCCAGCTCACGAAGGACGCGATGTCCTCCTCCGACGACACGTCCAGCTTGCGGCGGTGGATGCCCGCGGGTAGCGCCGCCAGCTTCTCCTCCGCCACGTCGCCCACGGCCACCTGGGCCCCGGCCTCCAGGAGCCGCTGCGCGAAGTGCGCGCCCATGCCCTGGGCACCGCCCGTCACAATCACCTTCAGGTCCTTGAGCTGCATCTGTCTCTCCGGTGTGTTGGGCGGCGCGAGTGCCCGGGGCACCCCTGCGCCGCCAGAAGTCCCGCCGCGCAGGGTACGCAACCCGGCCCGCCCTGGCCAGCGGGGAACGAGTTGAAACCTGAATCGGGATTCAACTTTGACGGAAATGAAAACGCCGCGCCGGGAGACCCGACGCGGCGCGGCACATCCTGGAGGTGTCGGCGGCGCGGACTACAGGGCGCCGGAGATGACGGCGCCCAGGCGGCGCATGCCCTCGGCGATGAGCTCCGGCGGGCGGTTGGAGTAGTTGAGGCGGATGAACTCCGAGCGCGGGTTGGTGGCGAAGAAGGGGCTGCCCGGGACGAAGGCGACCTTCTGCTCGATGGCGCGCGGTAGCAGGGTGTCCCCGCTGAGGCCCGGGGGAAGTTGGGCCCAGAGGAACATGCCGCCGTCGGGGTGCGTCCAGCTCGTGCCCTGCGGCATGTGGAGCTTGAGGGCGTCCAGCATGGCGTTGGCGCGCTCGCCGTAGACGGGGCGCAGCGCCTCCAGGTGGCCGTAGTAGTCGAAGTTCTGGAGCAGCTTCACCACGGCGCGCTGGGCGACGGTGGCGGTGTGCAGGTCCGTGGACTGCTTGGCGATGGTGAGGCTGCGCACGAAGTCCTTCGGGCCCGCCACCCAGCCGATGCGCAGGCCCGGGGCCAGCGTCTTGGAGAACGTGCCCAGGGACACGACGACGCCCTGGTCGTCGAAGGCGGCCAGCGACGGCAGGTGCTCGCCGCGGAAGCGCAGCTCGCCGTACGGGTCGTCCTCGAGGATGAGGAAGCGGTGCTGCTGCGCCAGCCGCACCAGCTCCTTGCGGCGCTCCAGCGCCAGGGTGGTGCCCTTGGGGTTCTGGAAGTTGGCGACGATGTAGAGCAGCTTCGGCTTGTGCGTGGCCAGCACGCGCTCCAGGTCGTCCACGCGCATGCCGTGGTCGTCGCTCTCCACCGTGGCGAACTTCGCCTCGTAGCCGCCGAAGGTCTGCAGCGCGGCGAGGTAGCTGGGGTTCTCGACGATGACCAGGTCGCCCGGGTCCAGGAGGACCTTCGCGACCAGGTCGATGCCCTGCTGCGAGCCGTTGGTGATGAGAATCTGGTCCGCGTTGCAGACGCGGCCCTTCTTGCCCAGGTGCGTGGCGATCCACTCACGCAGCGGGGCGAAGCCCTCGGTGGTGCTGTACTGGAGGGCGGCGCGGCCGTCGTCGGCCAGCACGCGCGCGTGGGCGTCCGCGATGGCCTCCAGCGGGAAGAGCTCCGGGGCGGGCAGGCCACCGGCGAAGGAGAGGATGTCGGGCCGCTCCGCGACCTTGAGGATTTCGCGCACCGCGGACGTCTTGATGCGCGACATGCGTTGCGCGAGACGCCAGACCGGCGGCGGGGGAAGGGGGGCGCTCATGGCGTCGGCACTCATCTCTCACTCTCCTTTGGCGTACTCGAGGGACACGCGGACGTGCGTGTCCTCTTTGATGGATGACAGGACGATGGTGGTCTGCGTTCGGGTGACGCCGTCG
This window contains:
- a CDS encoding PLP-dependent aminotransferase family protein encodes the protein MSADAMSAPLPPPPVWRLAQRMSRIKTSAVREILKVAERPDILSFAGGLPAPELFPLEAIADAHARVLADDGRAALQYSTTEGFAPLREWIATHLGKKGRVCNADQILITNGSQQGIDLVAKVLLDPGDLVIVENPSYLAALQTFGGYEAKFATVESDDHGMRVDDLERVLATHKPKLLYIVANFQNPKGTTLALERRKELVRLAQQHRFLILEDDPYGELRFRGEHLPSLAAFDDQGVVVSLGTFSKTLAPGLRIGWVAGPKDFVRSLTIAKQSTDLHTATVAQRAVVKLLQNFDYYGHLEALRPVYGERANAMLDALKLHMPQGTSWTHPDGGMFLWAQLPPGLSGDTLLPRAIEQKVAFVPGSPFFATNPRSEFIRLNYSNRPPELIAEGMRRLGAVISGAL
- a CDS encoding SDR family oxidoreductase gives rise to the protein MQLKDLKVIVTGGAQGMGAHFAQRLLEAGAQVAVGDVAEEKLAALPAGIHRRKLDVSSEEDIASFVSWAHGAMGGLNGLINNAGILRDALLVKKDKATGQVKKLSTQDWNTVIGVNLTGATLMVREVVAKMVETDQKPGVVVNMSSIARHGNRGQSNYVSAKAALAANTVTWSREFGPFGIRVGAVAPGMIETPMTQGMNQKARDTLVSAIPVGRIGLPEDIWLAVKFILECDYFNGRTIDVDGGLNF